The nucleotide sequence CCTAAACTACTAATTTATAACCAATTCCTTTGAGTGTCTGGATTGTATTGATTCCCAGTTTTTCTCTCAGCCTTCTGATGTGAACATCAATAGTCCGTTCGCCTACAATCACATCATTTCCCCAAACTTTTTCAAGGATTTCTTCTCTTTTGAAAACTTTGTCAGTATTGGAAGCAAGCAGATAAAGCAGGTCAAACTCCTTTTTTGGAAGTAAAAATTCTTCTTTTCCTTTTGATACTTTAAAATTATCTTTATCAATGATCAGGTCGCCGATTTCGATATAATTAGAATTCTCCTGGGATTGTGCACCCAACTGCAAAAGCGCTGCTACTTTCGATACTAAAACTTTTGGTTTAATGAGTTTTACGATATAATCATTTGCTCCTGCCTGATAACCTGCCAATTGAGAAAACTCTTCGCTTCTTGCAGATAAGAATACAATGAGGGTTTTTTGTAGTTCTTTAATTTTTCTTAGCTCCTGGCATGTTTCTATACCATCTTTTTCTGGCATCATTACATCCAGAAGAATAAGGTCTGGTAAGATTTCTTTTGCTTTTGCAATACCTTCATTTCCGTTGCTTGCAGTAAAAACATGGTAGCCTTCTTTTTCCAAATTATATGAGATGATCTCTAGGATGTCTTGCTCATCATCAACTAAAAGGATTTTTTTACGATTCATTACGATTTATTAATTATCCCAAAATTAAAAAAAAATGAATGGTATATAACTATTTGTTTAAAGTTCACAGAAATTTAACATTTCCTAAATAATAATTTTCAGCCTATAATATTATTTTAGGCTTAATCAATAGTTATAAACGTTTTATTGTTCGGGGAAATTAAGTTAAATTTGCGCCTCAAGTTCAGATTATGGAAGAAGAAAAAAAATCACTCAATTTTATTGAACAAATCATAGAAGATGATTTGGAAAATGGCTTGGATTCCGGAAAATTACGTTTTCGATTTCCGCCAGAACCAAACGGTTATCTTCACATAGGTCATACAAAAGCGATCTGCATCAATTTTGGTTTAGGAGAAAAATACAATGCTCCTGTCAATCTTCGTTTTGATGACACCAATCCGGAAAAAGAAGAACAGGAATTTGTAGATTCTATTAAGAAAGATGTAGAATGGCTTGGTTTTGAGTGGGATAAAGAATGTTATGCCTCAGACTACTTTCAGCAGTTATATGACTGGGCTGTAGAACTTATCAAACAAGGAAAAGCTTATGTAGATGAACAACCTTCCGAAGATATAACAGCTCAGAGGAAAAATCCTTTTGAACCAGGTATAGAATCGCCATTCAGAAATCGCCCGGTAGAAGAGAGCATAGCGCTTTTTGAAAAAATGAAAAATGGCGAATTCGACGAGGGTGCAATGAGTCTTCGTGCAAAAATCGATATGACATCTCCTAATATGAATATGCGTGACCCTGTTATGTATAGGATTCTAAAGCGTCCGCATCACAGAACTGGAGACAGCTGGAAAATTTATCCGATGTACGATTGGGCACACGGAGAAAGTGATTATCTGGAGCAGGTTTCACATTCGCTTTGCTCGCTGGAGTTCGAGAACCATCGTCCGCTTTACGAATGGTACCTAAACCAAGTTTATGAGCAAGGAAAAGTGGCGCCTAAGCAAAGAGAATTTGCAAGGATGAATGTTTCTTACATGGTTACATCTAAAAGAAAACTACAACGATTGGTCGCAGAAGGTGTAACAACTGGATGGGACGATCCTAGAATGCCAACTATTTCTGGACTGAGAAGAAAAGGTTACACACCGCATTCCATCAGAAATTTTATAGATAGAGTAGGTGTTGCAAAAAGGGAAAACCTGATTGATATTCAGTTATTAGAGTTTTCTGTGAGAGAAGATCTTAATAAGATTGCGACCAGAGTAATGGCGGTTGTGAATCCGGTAAAACTTATCATAGAGAATTATCCGGATGATAAGGAAGAATGGCTGGAAACAGAAAATAATCCAGAAGATCAAAACGCTGGAACAAGGCAAGTACCGTTTTCAAAAGAACTTTATATAGAGAAAGAAGATTTTCAGGAAGAAGCAGATAAAAAATTCTTCAGATTAAAATTGGGAGGCGAAGTCCGTCTAAAATCTGGGTATATTATTAAGGCTGAACGTGTAGAAAAAAATGATAAGGGAGAAATAACTACTATTTTTGCAACTTATGATGAAGATTCTAGATCTGGAAGCGGAACAGAAGCCAGTCTGAGAAAGGTGAAGGGAACATTGCATTGGGTTTCTGCAAAACATGCATTGCCTATAGAAATCAGAACTTATGAAAGACTCTTTACATCAGAGCAGCCAGATGCGGAGAAAGATGTAGATTTTATAGAATTTATAAATCCACAATCACTTAGAGTTTCTTATGGTTTTGCTGAGCCAAGTCTGAAAGATGCAACCTTAGAAGATCATTTTCAATTTCAGAGAATTGGATATTATATCAAAGACAGGGATTCTTCTGATGAACAACTAGTATTCAATAGAACCGTGACACTGAAGGATGGTTATAAACCTTAACTTCGACATATATTAATAAAAAAATCAGACATTGGTCTGATTTTTTTATTAATAGGTTTAAAGAAATAATTCCTTTGTTTTCTAGTCTTCAAATAAGGGAAAATTATGACATTATTTTTATAGAAAAACTTTTGCATCAATTTTCATACTCAAGTTTAACTTTACAATTGGTCATAACCTGCAAACGTTTCAGCTACGATTGCTTTCCATTCCGGATGCTTTTTGATGTATGCAAAAATATAAGGACAGAAGGGAAATAGTTTTTTTCCATTCTCTTTTATATATTGTAATGTTTTCTCAACCACTGCAGCAGCA is from Epilithonimonas vandammei and encodes:
- a CDS encoding response regulator transcription factor; the encoded protein is MNRKKILLVDDEQDILEIISYNLEKEGYHVFTASNGNEGIAKAKEILPDLILLDVMMPEKDGIETCQELRKIKELQKTLIVFLSARSEEFSQLAGYQAGANDYIVKLIKPKVLVSKVAALLQLGAQSQENSNYIEIGDLIIDKDNFKVSKGKEEFLLPKKEFDLLYLLASNTDKVFKREEILEKVWGNDVIVGERTIDVHIRRLREKLGINTIQTLKGIGYKLVV
- a CDS encoding glutamine--tRNA ligase/YqeY domain fusion protein; amino-acid sequence: MEEEKKSLNFIEQIIEDDLENGLDSGKLRFRFPPEPNGYLHIGHTKAICINFGLGEKYNAPVNLRFDDTNPEKEEQEFVDSIKKDVEWLGFEWDKECYASDYFQQLYDWAVELIKQGKAYVDEQPSEDITAQRKNPFEPGIESPFRNRPVEESIALFEKMKNGEFDEGAMSLRAKIDMTSPNMNMRDPVMYRILKRPHHRTGDSWKIYPMYDWAHGESDYLEQVSHSLCSLEFENHRPLYEWYLNQVYEQGKVAPKQREFARMNVSYMVTSKRKLQRLVAEGVTTGWDDPRMPTISGLRRKGYTPHSIRNFIDRVGVAKRENLIDIQLLEFSVREDLNKIATRVMAVVNPVKLIIENYPDDKEEWLETENNPEDQNAGTRQVPFSKELYIEKEDFQEEADKKFFRLKLGGEVRLKSGYIIKAERVEKNDKGEITTIFATYDEDSRSGSGTEASLRKVKGTLHWVSAKHALPIEIRTYERLFTSEQPDAEKDVDFIEFINPQSLRVSYGFAEPSLKDATLEDHFQFQRIGYYIKDRDSSDEQLVFNRTVTLKDGYKP